A single region of the Micropterus dolomieu isolate WLL.071019.BEF.003 ecotype Adirondacks linkage group LG02, ASM2129224v1, whole genome shotgun sequence genome encodes:
- the usp7 gene encoding ubiquitin carboxyl-terminal hydrolase 7 isoform X4, which translates to MNHHHHHTQQQQQQKAGEQQLSEPEDMEMEAGDTDDPPRIPANPVINGNVAMADGHNNTEEDMEDDTSWRSEATFRFVVERFSRLSESVLSPSCFVRNLPWKIMVMPRFYPDRPHQKSVGFFLQCNAESDSTSWSCHAQAMLKIINYKDDEKSFSRRISHLFFHKENDWGFSNFMSWSDVTDPERGFVDDDKVTFEVYVQADAPHGVAWDSKKHTGYVGLKNQGATCYMNSLLQTLFFTNQLRRAVYMMPTEGDDSSKSVPLALQRVFYELQHSDKPVGTKKLTKSFGWETLDSFMQHDVQELCRVLLDNVENKMKGTCVEGTIPKLFRGKMVSYIQCKHVDYRSERIEDYYDIQLSIKGKKNIFESFKDYVATEQLDGDNKYDAGEHGLQEAEKGVKFLTFPPILHLQLMRFMYDPQTDQNIKINDRFEFPDQLPLDEFLQKPDSKDPANYILHAVLVHSGDNHGGHYVVYLNPKGDGKVSVKEPIWCKFDDDVVSRCTKEEAIEHNYGGHDDDLSVRHCTNAYMLVYIRESKLSEVLQPMTDVDIPQQLVERLQEEKRVEAQKRKERQEAHLYMQVQMVTEDQFCGHQGNDMYDEEKVKYTVFKVLKSSTLQEFVQNLSQTMGFPQDQMRLWPMQARSNGTKRPAMLDYEADCNKSMIDLSDNENPWTIFLETVDPEMAASGATLPKFDKDHDVMLFLKMYDPKTRSLNYCGHIYTPISCKIRDLLPVMCERAGFQQETSLILYEEVKPNLTERIQDYDVSLDKALDELMDGDIIVFQKDDPENDSSELPTAKDYFRDLYHRVDVIFCDKTIHNDPGFVVTLSNRMNYFQVAKTVAQRLNTDPMLLQFFKSQGYRDGPGNPLRHNYEGTLRDLLQFFKPRQPKKLYYQQLKMKITDFENRRSFKSIWLNSQFREEEITLYPDKHGCVRDLLEECKKAVELSEKGSEKLRLLEIVSYKIIGVHQEDELLECLSPAASRTFRIEEIPLDQVDLDKDSEMLIPVAHFHKEVFGTFGIPFLLKIRQGESFREVMRRIQTMLDIQEKEFEKFKFAIVMMGRHQYITEDEYEVNLKDFEPQPGNMSHPRPWLGLDHFNKAPKRGRYTYLEKAIKIHN; encoded by the exons CCGGGGACACAGACGACCCTCCAAGAATCCCGGCCAACCCAGTGATCAATGGTAACGTGGCCATGGCAGATggacacaacaacacagaagagGACATGGAGGATG ACACCAGTTGGCGGTCAGAGGCGACTTTCCGCTTTGTCGTAGAGCGCTTCAGCCGCCTGAGTGAGTCGGTGCTCAGCCCGTCCTGCTTTGTCCGAAACCTTCCATGGAAGATAATGGTGATGCCGCGCTTCTATCCCGACCGGCCACACCAGAAGAGCGTGGGCTTTTTCCTGCAGTGTAACGCAGAATCTGACTCCAC GTCCTGGTCATGCCACGCGCAGGCAATGCTGAAGATCATCAACTACAAAGATGACGAGAAGTCCTTCAGCCGCAGGATCAGTCACCTGTTCTTCCACAAAGAGAATGATTGGGGCTTCTCCAACTTCATGTCCTGGAGT GATGTTACTGATCCAGAGAGGGGCTTTGTTGATGATGACAAAGTCACCTTTGAAGTCTATGTCCAGGCAGATGCCCCACATGGAGTGGC CTGGGACTCCAAGAAACACACAGGCTATGTAGGATTGAAGAACCAGGGAGCAACTTGCTATATGAATAGCCTCTTACAGACGCTCTTCTTCACCAACCAGCTAAGACGG GCGGTGTACATGATGCCCACAGAGGGAGATGACTCGTCCAAGAGCGTTCCACTGGCTCTGCAGAGGGTTTTCTACGAGCTGCAACACAGCGACAAACCCGTCGGCACCAAGAAACTCACCAAGTCCTTCGG ATGGGAAACACTAGATAGCTTCATGCAACATGATGTACAGGAGCTGTGTAGAGTG CTCCTGGACAATGTGGAGAACAAAATGAAAGGCACTTGTGTTGAGGGAACCATCCCTAAGCTCTTCAGAGGAAAGATGGTG TCATATATCCAGTGCAAGCATGTGGACTACCGGTCAGAGCGGATAGAGGATTACTATGACATCCAGCTTAGCATAAAAGGAAAGAAGAACA TCTTCGAGTCATTCAAAGATTACGTTGCAACTGAACAGTTAGATGGAGACAACAAATACGACGCAGGAGAGCATGGCCTGCAG GAAGCAGAAAAGGGCGTGAAGTTCCTCACCTTCCCTCCAATCCTTCATCTGCAGCTGATGAGGTTCATGTATGACCCACAGACCGACCAAAACATCAAGATTAATGACAG GTTTGAGTTTCCAGATCAGTTACCCCTGGATGAGTTCCTTCAGAAGCCAGACTCCAAGGACCCAGCCAACTACATCCTGCATGCAGTGCTAGTGCACAGCGGGGACAACCATGGCGGTCACTACGTCGTCTATCTTAACCCAAAAGGAGACGGCAAAGTGAGTGTCAAGGAACCAATA TGGTGTAAGTTTGATGATGACGTTGTGTCGCGATGCACCAAGGAGGAGGCCATAGAGCACAACTATGGTGGACATGACGATGACCTCTCAGTGCGCCACTGCACCAACGCATACATGTTGGTCTACATTCGTGAGTCCAAGCTCA GTGAGGTGCTCCAGCCGATGACTGACGTGGACATTCCGCAGCAGCTGGTGGAGCGTCTGCAAGAGGAGAAAAGGGTGGAGGCACAGAAGAGGAAGGAGCGCCAAGAGGCTCACCTCTACATGCAGGTTCAG ATGGTGACAGAGGACCAGTTCTGTGGTCACCAGGGCAACGACATGTATGATGAGGAGAAGGTGAAGTACACAGTCTTCAAGGTCCTGAAGAGCTCTACGCTGCAAGAGTTTGTCCAGAACCTCTCCCAGACCATG GGTTTCCCACAGGACCAGATGAGGCTGTGGCCCATGCAGGCCCGGAGCAATGGAACCAAGCGACCCGCCATGCTCGACTACGAGGCCGACTGCAACAAGTCG ATGATCGACTTGAGCGACAATGAGAACCCCTGGACAATATTTCTGGAGACCGTGGATCCAGAGATGGCGGCCAGCGGGGCCACGTTACCTAAGTTTGACAAAGACC acgATGTCATGTTGTTCTTGAAGATGTATGACCCCAAAACCAGAAGCTTAAATTATTGTGGACATATCTACACACCTATTTCCTGCAAAATAA GAGACCTTCTGCCAGTCATGTGTGAGAGAGCAGGGTTTCAGCAGGAAACTAGCCTTATCCTCTATGAG GAAGTAAAGCCCAATCTAACAGAGCGGATACAGGACTATGATGTCTCTCTGGACAAGGCCCTGGATGAGCTTATGGACGGGGACATCATTGTCTTCCAGAA GGATGACCCAGAGAACGACAGCAGTGAGCTGCCTACGGCCAAGGACTATTTCCGGGATCTCTACCACCGCGTGGACGTCATTTTCTGTGACAAGACCATCCACAATGACCCCGGCTTCGTGGTCACTCTCTCTAACCGCATGAACTATTTTCAG GTGGCCAAGACAGTAGCGCAGAGGTTGAACACAGATCCCATGCTGCTGCAGTTCTTCAAGTCACAGGG GTACAGGGACGGTCCAGGGAATCCTCTCAGACACAACTATGAGGGAACGCTGCGGGACCTGCTGCAATTCTTCAAACCTCGGCAGCCCAAGAAACTGTACTACCAGCAG TTAAAGATGAAGATAACAGACTTTGAGAACAGGAGGAGTTTTAAATCCATATGGCTCAACAGCCAGTTCAGAGAGGAG GAGATCACCCTCTACCCTGACAAGCACGGCTGTGTGCGGGACCTTTTGGAAGAATGTAAAAAGGCAGTGGAGCTCTCTGAAAAAGGCTCTGAGAAGCTCAG GCTGTTAGAGATAGTAAGCTATAAAATCATCGGGGTTCACCAGGAGGACGAACTGCTAGAATGTTTATCTCCGGCTGCCAGTCGCACCTTCAGAATAgag GAGATTCCTTTGGACCAGGTGGACTTGGACAAGGACAGTGAAATGCTAATCCCTGTTGCTCACTTCCACAAGGAAGTCTTCGGCACCTTTGGGATCCCCTTCTTGCTCAAGatcagacag GGCGAGTCATTTCGGGAGGTGATGAGGAGGATCCAGACCATGCTGGACATTCAGGAGAAGGAATTTGAGAAG TTCAAGTTTGCAATTGTGATGATGGGGAGGCATCAGTACATAACCGAAGACGAGTATGAGGTCAACCTGAAGGACTTTGAACCACAGCCAG
- the usp7 gene encoding ubiquitin carboxyl-terminal hydrolase 7 isoform X2: MNHHHHHTQQQQQQKAGEQQLSEPEDMEMEAGDTDDPPRIPANPVINGNVAMADGHNNTEEDMEDDTSWRSEATFRFVVERFSRLSESVLSPSCFVRNLPWKIMVMPRFYPDRPHQKSVGFFLQCNAESDSTSWSCHAQAMLKIINYKDDEKSFSRRISHLFFHKENDWGFSNFMSWSDVTDPERGFVDDDKVTFEVYVQADAPHGVAWDSKKHTGYVGLKNQGATCYMNSLLQTLFFTNQLRRAVYMMPTEGDDSSKSVPLALQRVFYELQHSDKPVGTKKLTKSFGWETLDSFMQHDVQELCRVLLDNVENKMKGTCVEGTIPKLFRGKMVSYIQCKHVDYRSERIEDYYDIQLSIKGKKNIFESFKDYVATEQLDGDNKYDAGEHGLQEAEKGVKFLTFPPILHLQLMRFMYDPQTDQNIKINDRFEFPDQLPLDEFLQKPDSKDPANYILHAVLVHSGDNHGGHYVVYLNPKGDGKWCKFDDDVVSRCTKEEAIEHNYGGHDDDLSVRHCTNAYMLVYIRESKLSEVLQPMTDVDIPQQLVERLQEEKRVEAQKRKERQEAHLYMQVQMVTEDQFCGHQGNDMYDEEKVKYTVFKVLKSSTLQEFVQNLSQTMGFPQDQMRLWPMQARSNGTKRPAMLDYEADCNKSMIDLSDNENPWTIFLETVDPEMAASGATLPKFDKDHDVMLFLKMYDPKTRSLNYCGHIYTPISCKIRDLLPVMCERAGFQQETSLILYEEVKPNLTERIQDYDVSLDKALDELMDGDIIVFQKDDPENDSSELPTAKDYFRDLYHRVDVIFCDKTIHNDPGFVVTLSNRMNYFQVAKTVAQRLNTDPMLLQFFKSQGYRDGPGNPLRHNYEGTLRDLLQFFKPRQPKKLYYQQLKMKITDFENRRSFKSIWLNSQFREEEITLYPDKHGCVRDLLEECKKAVELSEKGSEKLRLLEIVSYKIIGVHQEDELLECLSPAASRTFRIEEIPLDQVDLDKDSEMLIPVAHFHKEVFGTFGIPFLLKIRQGESFREVMRRIQTMLDIQEKEFEKFKFAIVMMGRHQYITEDEYEVNLKDFEPQPGNMSHPRPWLGLDHFNKAPKRGRYTYLEKAIKIHN, from the exons CCGGGGACACAGACGACCCTCCAAGAATCCCGGCCAACCCAGTGATCAATGGTAACGTGGCCATGGCAGATggacacaacaacacagaagagGACATGGAGGATG ACACCAGTTGGCGGTCAGAGGCGACTTTCCGCTTTGTCGTAGAGCGCTTCAGCCGCCTGAGTGAGTCGGTGCTCAGCCCGTCCTGCTTTGTCCGAAACCTTCCATGGAAGATAATGGTGATGCCGCGCTTCTATCCCGACCGGCCACACCAGAAGAGCGTGGGCTTTTTCCTGCAGTGTAACGCAGAATCTGACTCCAC GTCCTGGTCATGCCACGCGCAGGCAATGCTGAAGATCATCAACTACAAAGATGACGAGAAGTCCTTCAGCCGCAGGATCAGTCACCTGTTCTTCCACAAAGAGAATGATTGGGGCTTCTCCAACTTCATGTCCTGGAGT GATGTTACTGATCCAGAGAGGGGCTTTGTTGATGATGACAAAGTCACCTTTGAAGTCTATGTCCAGGCAGATGCCCCACATGGAGTGGC CTGGGACTCCAAGAAACACACAGGCTATGTAGGATTGAAGAACCAGGGAGCAACTTGCTATATGAATAGCCTCTTACAGACGCTCTTCTTCACCAACCAGCTAAGACGG GCGGTGTACATGATGCCCACAGAGGGAGATGACTCGTCCAAGAGCGTTCCACTGGCTCTGCAGAGGGTTTTCTACGAGCTGCAACACAGCGACAAACCCGTCGGCACCAAGAAACTCACCAAGTCCTTCGG ATGGGAAACACTAGATAGCTTCATGCAACATGATGTACAGGAGCTGTGTAGAGTG CTCCTGGACAATGTGGAGAACAAAATGAAAGGCACTTGTGTTGAGGGAACCATCCCTAAGCTCTTCAGAGGAAAGATGGTG TCATATATCCAGTGCAAGCATGTGGACTACCGGTCAGAGCGGATAGAGGATTACTATGACATCCAGCTTAGCATAAAAGGAAAGAAGAACA TCTTCGAGTCATTCAAAGATTACGTTGCAACTGAACAGTTAGATGGAGACAACAAATACGACGCAGGAGAGCATGGCCTGCAG GAAGCAGAAAAGGGCGTGAAGTTCCTCACCTTCCCTCCAATCCTTCATCTGCAGCTGATGAGGTTCATGTATGACCCACAGACCGACCAAAACATCAAGATTAATGACAG GTTTGAGTTTCCAGATCAGTTACCCCTGGATGAGTTCCTTCAGAAGCCAGACTCCAAGGACCCAGCCAACTACATCCTGCATGCAGTGCTAGTGCACAGCGGGGACAACCATGGCGGTCACTACGTCGTCTATCTTAACCCAAAAGGAGACGGCAAA TGGTGTAAGTTTGATGATGACGTTGTGTCGCGATGCACCAAGGAGGAGGCCATAGAGCACAACTATGGTGGACATGACGATGACCTCTCAGTGCGCCACTGCACCAACGCATACATGTTGGTCTACATTCGTGAGTCCAAGCTCA GTGAGGTGCTCCAGCCGATGACTGACGTGGACATTCCGCAGCAGCTGGTGGAGCGTCTGCAAGAGGAGAAAAGGGTGGAGGCACAGAAGAGGAAGGAGCGCCAAGAGGCTCACCTCTACATGCAGGTTCAG ATGGTGACAGAGGACCAGTTCTGTGGTCACCAGGGCAACGACATGTATGATGAGGAGAAGGTGAAGTACACAGTCTTCAAGGTCCTGAAGAGCTCTACGCTGCAAGAGTTTGTCCAGAACCTCTCCCAGACCATG GGTTTCCCACAGGACCAGATGAGGCTGTGGCCCATGCAGGCCCGGAGCAATGGAACCAAGCGACCCGCCATGCTCGACTACGAGGCCGACTGCAACAAGTCG ATGATCGACTTGAGCGACAATGAGAACCCCTGGACAATATTTCTGGAGACCGTGGATCCAGAGATGGCGGCCAGCGGGGCCACGTTACCTAAGTTTGACAAAGACC acgATGTCATGTTGTTCTTGAAGATGTATGACCCCAAAACCAGAAGCTTAAATTATTGTGGACATATCTACACACCTATTTCCTGCAAAATAA GAGACCTTCTGCCAGTCATGTGTGAGAGAGCAGGGTTTCAGCAGGAAACTAGCCTTATCCTCTATGAG GAAGTAAAGCCCAATCTAACAGAGCGGATACAGGACTATGATGTCTCTCTGGACAAGGCCCTGGATGAGCTTATGGACGGGGACATCATTGTCTTCCAGAA GGATGACCCAGAGAACGACAGCAGTGAGCTGCCTACGGCCAAGGACTATTTCCGGGATCTCTACCACCGCGTGGACGTCATTTTCTGTGACAAGACCATCCACAATGACCCCGGCTTCGTGGTCACTCTCTCTAACCGCATGAACTATTTTCAG GTGGCCAAGACAGTAGCGCAGAGGTTGAACACAGATCCCATGCTGCTGCAGTTCTTCAAGTCACAGGG GTACAGGGACGGTCCAGGGAATCCTCTCAGACACAACTATGAGGGAACGCTGCGGGACCTGCTGCAATTCTTCAAACCTCGGCAGCCCAAGAAACTGTACTACCAGCAG TTAAAGATGAAGATAACAGACTTTGAGAACAGGAGGAGTTTTAAATCCATATGGCTCAACAGCCAGTTCAGAGAGGAG GAGATCACCCTCTACCCTGACAAGCACGGCTGTGTGCGGGACCTTTTGGAAGAATGTAAAAAGGCAGTGGAGCTCTCTGAAAAAGGCTCTGAGAAGCTCAG GCTGTTAGAGATAGTAAGCTATAAAATCATCGGGGTTCACCAGGAGGACGAACTGCTAGAATGTTTATCTCCGGCTGCCAGTCGCACCTTCAGAATAgag GAGATTCCTTTGGACCAGGTGGACTTGGACAAGGACAGTGAAATGCTAATCCCTGTTGCTCACTTCCACAAGGAAGTCTTCGGCACCTTTGGGATCCCCTTCTTGCTCAAGatcagacag GGCGAGTCATTTCGGGAGGTGATGAGGAGGATCCAGACCATGCTGGACATTCAGGAGAAGGAATTTGAGAAG TTCAAGTTTGCAATTGTGATGATGGGGAGGCATCAGTACATAACCGAAGACGAGTATGAGGTCAACCTGAAGGACTTTGAACCACAGCCAG
- the usp7 gene encoding ubiquitin carboxyl-terminal hydrolase 7 isoform X3, with protein MADGHNNTEEDMEDDTSWRSEATFRFVVERFSRLSESVLSPSCFVRNLPWKIMVMPRFYPDRPHQKSVGFFLQCNAESDSTSWSCHAQAMLKIINYKDDEKSFSRRISHLFFHKENDWGFSNFMSWSDVTDPERGFVDDDKVTFEVYVQADAPHGVAWDSKKHTGYVGLKNQGATCYMNSLLQTLFFTNQLRRAVYMMPTEGDDSSKSVPLALQRVFYELQHSDKPVGTKKLTKSFGWETLDSFMQHDVQELCRVLLDNVENKMKGTCVEGTIPKLFRGKMVSYIQCKHVDYRSERIEDYYDIQLSIKGKKNIFESFKDYVATEQLDGDNKYDAGEHGLQEAEKGVKFLTFPPILHLQLMRFMYDPQTDQNIKINDRFEFPDQLPLDEFLQKPDSKDPANYILHAVLVHSGDNHGGHYVVYLNPKGDGKVSVKEPIWCKFDDDVVSRCTKEEAIEHNYGGHDDDLSVRHCTNAYMLVYIRESKLSEVLQPMTDVDIPQQLVERLQEEKRVEAQKRKERQEAHLYMQVQMVTEDQFCGHQGNDMYDEEKVKYTVFKVLKSSTLQEFVQNLSQTMGFPQDQMRLWPMQARSNGTKRPAMLDYEADCNKSMIDLSDNENPWTIFLETVDPEMAASGATLPKFDKDHDVMLFLKMYDPKTRSLNYCGHIYTPISCKIRDLLPVMCERAGFQQETSLILYEEVKPNLTERIQDYDVSLDKALDELMDGDIIVFQKDDPENDSSELPTAKDYFRDLYHRVDVIFCDKTIHNDPGFVVTLSNRMNYFQVAKTVAQRLNTDPMLLQFFKSQGYRDGPGNPLRHNYEGTLRDLLQFFKPRQPKKLYYQQLKMKITDFENRRSFKSIWLNSQFREEEITLYPDKHGCVRDLLEECKKAVELSEKGSEKLRLLEIVSYKIIGVHQEDELLECLSPAASRTFRIEEIPLDQVDLDKDSEMLIPVAHFHKEVFGTFGIPFLLKIRQGESFREVMRRIQTMLDIQEKEFEKFKFAIVMMGRHQYITEDEYEVNLKDFEPQPGNMSHPRPWLGLDHFNKAPKRGRYTYLEKAIKIHN; from the exons ATGGCAGATggacacaacaacacagaagagGACATGGAGGATG ACACCAGTTGGCGGTCAGAGGCGACTTTCCGCTTTGTCGTAGAGCGCTTCAGCCGCCTGAGTGAGTCGGTGCTCAGCCCGTCCTGCTTTGTCCGAAACCTTCCATGGAAGATAATGGTGATGCCGCGCTTCTATCCCGACCGGCCACACCAGAAGAGCGTGGGCTTTTTCCTGCAGTGTAACGCAGAATCTGACTCCAC GTCCTGGTCATGCCACGCGCAGGCAATGCTGAAGATCATCAACTACAAAGATGACGAGAAGTCCTTCAGCCGCAGGATCAGTCACCTGTTCTTCCACAAAGAGAATGATTGGGGCTTCTCCAACTTCATGTCCTGGAGT GATGTTACTGATCCAGAGAGGGGCTTTGTTGATGATGACAAAGTCACCTTTGAAGTCTATGTCCAGGCAGATGCCCCACATGGAGTGGC CTGGGACTCCAAGAAACACACAGGCTATGTAGGATTGAAGAACCAGGGAGCAACTTGCTATATGAATAGCCTCTTACAGACGCTCTTCTTCACCAACCAGCTAAGACGG GCGGTGTACATGATGCCCACAGAGGGAGATGACTCGTCCAAGAGCGTTCCACTGGCTCTGCAGAGGGTTTTCTACGAGCTGCAACACAGCGACAAACCCGTCGGCACCAAGAAACTCACCAAGTCCTTCGG ATGGGAAACACTAGATAGCTTCATGCAACATGATGTACAGGAGCTGTGTAGAGTG CTCCTGGACAATGTGGAGAACAAAATGAAAGGCACTTGTGTTGAGGGAACCATCCCTAAGCTCTTCAGAGGAAAGATGGTG TCATATATCCAGTGCAAGCATGTGGACTACCGGTCAGAGCGGATAGAGGATTACTATGACATCCAGCTTAGCATAAAAGGAAAGAAGAACA TCTTCGAGTCATTCAAAGATTACGTTGCAACTGAACAGTTAGATGGAGACAACAAATACGACGCAGGAGAGCATGGCCTGCAG GAAGCAGAAAAGGGCGTGAAGTTCCTCACCTTCCCTCCAATCCTTCATCTGCAGCTGATGAGGTTCATGTATGACCCACAGACCGACCAAAACATCAAGATTAATGACAG GTTTGAGTTTCCAGATCAGTTACCCCTGGATGAGTTCCTTCAGAAGCCAGACTCCAAGGACCCAGCCAACTACATCCTGCATGCAGTGCTAGTGCACAGCGGGGACAACCATGGCGGTCACTACGTCGTCTATCTTAACCCAAAAGGAGACGGCAAAGTGAGTGTCAAGGAACCAATA TGGTGTAAGTTTGATGATGACGTTGTGTCGCGATGCACCAAGGAGGAGGCCATAGAGCACAACTATGGTGGACATGACGATGACCTCTCAGTGCGCCACTGCACCAACGCATACATGTTGGTCTACATTCGTGAGTCCAAGCTCA GTGAGGTGCTCCAGCCGATGACTGACGTGGACATTCCGCAGCAGCTGGTGGAGCGTCTGCAAGAGGAGAAAAGGGTGGAGGCACAGAAGAGGAAGGAGCGCCAAGAGGCTCACCTCTACATGCAGGTTCAG ATGGTGACAGAGGACCAGTTCTGTGGTCACCAGGGCAACGACATGTATGATGAGGAGAAGGTGAAGTACACAGTCTTCAAGGTCCTGAAGAGCTCTACGCTGCAAGAGTTTGTCCAGAACCTCTCCCAGACCATG GGTTTCCCACAGGACCAGATGAGGCTGTGGCCCATGCAGGCCCGGAGCAATGGAACCAAGCGACCCGCCATGCTCGACTACGAGGCCGACTGCAACAAGTCG ATGATCGACTTGAGCGACAATGAGAACCCCTGGACAATATTTCTGGAGACCGTGGATCCAGAGATGGCGGCCAGCGGGGCCACGTTACCTAAGTTTGACAAAGACC acgATGTCATGTTGTTCTTGAAGATGTATGACCCCAAAACCAGAAGCTTAAATTATTGTGGACATATCTACACACCTATTTCCTGCAAAATAA GAGACCTTCTGCCAGTCATGTGTGAGAGAGCAGGGTTTCAGCAGGAAACTAGCCTTATCCTCTATGAG GAAGTAAAGCCCAATCTAACAGAGCGGATACAGGACTATGATGTCTCTCTGGACAAGGCCCTGGATGAGCTTATGGACGGGGACATCATTGTCTTCCAGAA GGATGACCCAGAGAACGACAGCAGTGAGCTGCCTACGGCCAAGGACTATTTCCGGGATCTCTACCACCGCGTGGACGTCATTTTCTGTGACAAGACCATCCACAATGACCCCGGCTTCGTGGTCACTCTCTCTAACCGCATGAACTATTTTCAG GTGGCCAAGACAGTAGCGCAGAGGTTGAACACAGATCCCATGCTGCTGCAGTTCTTCAAGTCACAGGG GTACAGGGACGGTCCAGGGAATCCTCTCAGACACAACTATGAGGGAACGCTGCGGGACCTGCTGCAATTCTTCAAACCTCGGCAGCCCAAGAAACTGTACTACCAGCAG TTAAAGATGAAGATAACAGACTTTGAGAACAGGAGGAGTTTTAAATCCATATGGCTCAACAGCCAGTTCAGAGAGGAG GAGATCACCCTCTACCCTGACAAGCACGGCTGTGTGCGGGACCTTTTGGAAGAATGTAAAAAGGCAGTGGAGCTCTCTGAAAAAGGCTCTGAGAAGCTCAG GCTGTTAGAGATAGTAAGCTATAAAATCATCGGGGTTCACCAGGAGGACGAACTGCTAGAATGTTTATCTCCGGCTGCCAGTCGCACCTTCAGAATAgag GAGATTCCTTTGGACCAGGTGGACTTGGACAAGGACAGTGAAATGCTAATCCCTGTTGCTCACTTCCACAAGGAAGTCTTCGGCACCTTTGGGATCCCCTTCTTGCTCAAGatcagacag GGCGAGTCATTTCGGGAGGTGATGAGGAGGATCCAGACCATGCTGGACATTCAGGAGAAGGAATTTGAGAAG TTCAAGTTTGCAATTGTGATGATGGGGAGGCATCAGTACATAACCGAAGACGAGTATGAGGTCAACCTGAAGGACTTTGAACCACAGCCAG